ATATCATATCCAATTATATCTTCTATTTACTCTATAACAAATCTATATTCCATTGCTAAACTTTCCAAAATTACTCTAGTAATTTGAGCAATACTTTCTGGAATTTTCTGGCCTGTGTTTCTACAATAATTTTTTATTTTTTCAAC
The window above is part of the bacterium genome. Proteins encoded here:
- a CDS encoding rhamnulokinase, coding for GNVYEYATLVEMAKEANPFFSFIDVNNVEFLYPGNMVEKIKNYCRNTGQKIPESIAQITRVILESLAMEYRFVIE